Below is a genomic region from Desulfomonilia bacterium.
GGTATGTTGTCTCTCATGACCAACAGCTATCTGAAAAAGATCGGTAAGAATTCGCATTCGATCTATGCCAATACCGGGACATGGGTTGATAAGGTCGCATCCGGCTACCCTGAGCAGAGCTTCGTTGTAATAACGCCTTTTGACAATATCGAATTTGTGGATCTTTATTCGTATAACAACGGGAGTCCGATAAGAAAGGAGGGACGCTGCATATCTCTGTCGAGATAAAGACCGACATGGCGTGATAACTTCGCATCTCTGTGTCACTTCCTTGTCTCGTCACTGCGGCGTACAGCAATGTACGCCTCATTCCTCGACTGCGTCGCTTCTTGACCTGCATCGTTCTGACGCCATGTCATTTCATTTATCATTATTATTGTAACCTTACTGCTATAGCTTTTTCTTGCATGAAGAGGTGCCTTACACCTATACTTTTCTCAATAAAAAGCGACTGACACTTTACTAATTTATGTTGAAATCTTTTGCACAAAAATTGTGTATATTGTTTTTTACATCAATGTTTTTTTTTCGATTTATTAGCCATCGCTCTTTCCAATGATTAACTAGCTCATCTAATGTGTAGTTTAAATAATGAGGTTTTTTTTGGTTACCGTTCAGGAACTCTTTAAAGTTATCTGCCAGAGGTATAGCGTATATTTGTCTTTTAAAAGAGTGATTAAGTAAAAGATCGGAATTAAATCCAAGAATGTCAGCAGCAGTACGAATTACACGCATTCTCCATATTGGGCCATCGCCGAATTTATTAGTAACATCGATATTGTTATTTCGAAGCAACTCGCGCATTGCTTCGAAAGTTTCGTCTGTTAAATGCAAGGTTCCGAAACCTTTAGTTTGTCCAATTGGTATATATAACAAGTTATTATCTATTTTGATGCGATTATATTGAGAGCTTTTCCCGTACAGACTAGTTGTAAAAAGACAAGCAAGATCATTTGCTTTACGTTTGGAGATATTAGTAATCGTATCTTTATATTTTCGCTTATAAATGTTTCTGACCTCGTTCGATGCAATTATGTAAGAAATGAGCTTACCACCCAAAAGATGATTATAAGGTGGCAAGGCCCCTAATACATAGGCATCCATTGTATAAACCAAGTTTTTTGTGCGAGTTTCCTTGTTCCAACCAATCCAGTTATCACGGTCCGGAATATGAACAATTGAACTCCCAAGAGCAGCAATTCCTATTAAAGGTTTATTTGGTAATGCATTATCACGGATTAAAAGTTTAATTCTTCTTCCTACATAGTCGCTGTAAGGCGAAGACCAGTAATAACGAAAGATACGAAATAGGTCGAATTGTTTTTGTTCTTCACATACCTCAATCATTGGCTCAATCTTAGATTCCCACACCAAATGACCATCTGCTAAATTATGCCTTGCTAATAAAATATTTTCAGTTATCCACTTTTTATTTTTTTGTATGGATTCTTGTCTTTTAATCTGCATCGAATCCTTAACGATTTGCTTGTTATAAAAAGATGGAGGGGTAAAGGAAATCCGATTAGTATTTGTTTTCATTTCCCATCCCAATCTTAAAAGATCACGAACTATTAGAAGTTTAACCCTATCTTCAGAAGATTCTGTAAATATTGGAACATCAGGTTTATGTTCTGAAATAAGCCTGTGTAATTGACTATTATGTTTTAACTTTAAGTCTAGCATATCCTACTTAACGAACTTGGATTCTTTGTAAACTATGTTCTCAATAAGCTTTTCGAATTCGGTGACTCTTACAGGCAAAGCAAAAGCTTGATCGGAAGATACCATGTAAAGGTTTCCAGGAATTGTTTCTCGTTGGATAAAATTTGCAATTACTCCATCGTAGTTTATATTCGACTTAATCAAAGCTCGAATATCATCTGAATTTCCCATATGAAAAGTAAAGAAGTTCTCTGCTTGTGTTCTTATTTCTTCGGAGATCGCTGATGGACGCTGGGTAATGGCAACCACACCTAATCCAAACTTTCTACCTTCTTTTGCTACTCTGACAAACGGATTTGCATTAGATTTGACAAATTCCTCAGATAATACATTCTGTGCTTCTTCAACAAAAATAACTGTATTGATAACCTTTTCAGGGTTGTCAGATGTGAAATTTTCCTTGTTATTATCAAACAGTTTGCGAACAAATATTGTAGAAATTATGCTCGCATCCATATTGTCTTTAAGTGATAAATCAATAATAATGGTTTTCCCCTGTTTTAAATATTCAAAGACTTTTTCTACAAGGTCTGAAGAATTTGAATGTATACCTTTGCCTTCATCAATGAGGTGTCTAATTCGTTTTCTAATGGCC
It encodes:
- a CDS encoding Druantia anti-phage system protein DruA gives rise to the protein MLDLKLKHNSQLHRLISEHKPDVPIFTESSEDRVKLLIVRDLLRLGWEMKTNTNRISFTPPSFYNKQIVKDSMQIKRQESIQKNKKWITENILLARHNLADGHLVWESKIEPMIEVCEEQKQFDLFRIFRYYWSSPYSDYVGRRIKLLIRDNALPNKPLIGIAALGSSIVHIPDRDNWIGWNKETRTKNLVYTMDAYVLGALPPYNHLLGGKLISYIIASNEVRNIYKRKYKDTITNISKRKANDLACLFTTSLYGKSSQYNRIKIDNNLLYIPIGQTKGFGTLHLTDETFEAMRELLRNNNIDVTNKFGDGPIWRMRVIRTAADILGFNSDLLLNHSFKRQIYAIPLADNFKEFLNGNQKKPHYLNYTLDELVNHWKERWLINRKKNIDVKNNIHNFCAKDFNIN